In Campylobacter sp. MIT 99-7217, the following are encoded in one genomic region:
- the grpE gene encoding nucleotide exchange factor GrpE: MSEEKDLEQQVCEEASEEQSELDELKAQNAELKDRYLRANAEFENIKKRLEKEKISALAYANESFAKDLLDVLDALEAAMSVEASDEVSQKIKEGVKNTLDLFMKKLEKHGVKAIDENAEFDPNLHEAMFHVESKEHESNQVVQVLQKGYKINDRVLRPTKVSVAK; the protein is encoded by the coding sequence GTGAGCGAGGAAAAAGACTTAGAACAGCAAGTTTGTGAAGAAGCTAGCGAAGAACAAAGCGAACTTGATGAGTTAAAAGCTCAAAACGCAGAGCTTAAGGATAGGTATTTGCGTGCAAATGCTGAATTTGAAAACATTAAAAAAAGACTAGAAAAGGAAAAAATTTCAGCTCTTGCTTATGCAAATGAAAGTTTTGCCAAGGATTTGCTTGATGTTTTAGACGCTTTAGAAGCGGCGATGAGCGTTGAGGCAAGTGATGAGGTAAGTCAAAAGATCAAAGAGGGCGTGAAAAATACGCTTGATTTGTTCATGAAAAAGCTTGAAAAGCACGGCGTTAAGGCTATTGATGAAAATGCTGAATTTGATCCAAATTTACATGAGGCCATGTTTCATGTAGAAAGTAAGGAGCATGAAAGCAATCAAGTCGTACAAGTGCTTCAAAAAGGCTATAAGATCAATGATAGGGTGCTTCGCCCTACAAAGGTTAGCGTAGCAAAATAA
- a CDS encoding HrcA family transcriptional regulator has product MKDFKRALVLNSIIEAYLKENTPVGSATCEANLNMAASTIRLYFKKLDSEGAIEKLHISSGRVPTLATMKQYWQNAFDPHEKLIINNVKLLAELAKEFEIYCLVYAGRDLILQEIESVNNKFLVLDFNKEEVVLKFDPKAHIFLQELVGLDFFSIENLALRLKFDELLQKLSSLGQSLSLFRTNEKRAYQIYQNDEFVKLLDAHIHQHFKSWLEFSPLFNEGFMGLLFEAEFLGKQANIILAGSVYTDFKKVINHIKEVA; this is encoded by the coding sequence ATGAAAGACTTTAAAAGGGCTTTGGTTTTAAATTCTATCATCGAAGCTTATCTTAAAGAAAATACGCCTGTTGGCTCAGCCACTTGTGAGGCAAATTTAAACATGGCAGCTTCAACGATAAGGCTTTATTTTAAAAAGCTTGATAGCGAAGGAGCGATAGAAAAGCTACATATTTCAAGTGGCAGAGTGCCAACCTTGGCGACGATGAAGCAGTATTGGCAAAATGCTTTTGATCCTCATGAAAAGCTTATTATCAACAATGTAAAGCTTTTGGCTGAGTTGGCAAAAGAATTTGAAATATACTGCCTTGTTTATGCGGGTAGGGATTTGATCTTGCAAGAAATAGAAAGCGTGAATAATAAATTTTTAGTGCTTGATTTTAACAAAGAAGAAGTGGTTTTGAAATTTGACCCAAAGGCACATATTTTTTTACAAGAACTTGTTGGGCTTGATTTTTTCAGTATAGAAAATTTAGCTTTAAGGCTTAAATTTGATGAACTTTTGCAAAAGCTTTCTTCTTTAGGTCAAAGCCTTAGCCTTTTTAGGACTAATGAAAAAAGAGCTTACCAAATTTATCAAAATGATGAATTTGTTAAGCTTTTAGATGCTCATATTCATCAGCATTTTAAAAGCTGGCTTGAATTTTCTCCTCTTTTTAACGAGGGTTTTATGGGACTTTTGTTTGAGGCTGAATTTTTGGGCAAACAAGCAAACATTATCCTAGCTGGTAGTGTTTATACGGACTTTAAAAAAGTGATCAATCACATAAAGGAGGTAGCGTGA